One window from the genome of Vibrio vulnificus NBRC 15645 = ATCC 27562 encodes:
- a CDS encoding tripartite tricarboxylate transporter substrate binding protein, with amino-acid sequence MFKALKPTLAASIIAASFSFNAFAAEIEKIHFLIPGGAGGGWDMTARGTGDVLQKTNLVENVSYQNLSGGGGGKAIAHLIETAKRQEDTLMINSTPIVVRSLSGVFPQSFRDLTPVAATVADYGAIVVAGDSKYNTWEEVTKDFAENPLKVKIAGGSARGSMDHLVAAAAFKGQGFDAKQVRYIAYDAGGKAMAALLSGETQLLSTGLGEVLEMSKAGQVKILAITAPKRLEAASNIPTLTEYGNPTVFANWRGFFAAPGASQEKINEWNAALTKMYNTDEWKVVRDRNGWIDNYKADKEFYVFLEEQEKQMGDLMRELGFLK; translated from the coding sequence ATGTTTAAGGCACTCAAACCTACTCTGGCCGCATCGATCATCGCCGCCTCTTTTTCTTTTAACGCTTTCGCGGCAGAGATCGAAAAAATCCACTTTCTCATCCCTGGGGGTGCAGGTGGTGGCTGGGACATGACCGCTCGTGGTACGGGTGATGTTCTGCAAAAAACCAACTTGGTGGAGAATGTCTCATACCAAAACTTGTCTGGTGGTGGCGGTGGTAAAGCCATTGCGCACCTGATCGAGACGGCAAAACGCCAAGAAGACACGCTAATGATCAACTCAACGCCGATCGTGGTGCGTTCACTGAGCGGTGTGTTCCCTCAATCCTTCCGTGATTTAACGCCAGTGGCAGCGACAGTCGCAGATTACGGCGCCATCGTGGTGGCAGGAGATTCGAAATACAACACATGGGAAGAGGTCACTAAAGACTTCGCTGAGAACCCACTCAAAGTAAAAATCGCGGGCGGCTCTGCGCGTGGTTCGATGGATCACCTCGTTGCCGCAGCAGCATTTAAAGGCCAAGGCTTTGATGCCAAACAAGTTCGTTACATCGCCTATGACGCAGGCGGTAAAGCGATGGCTGCACTGCTTTCTGGCGAAACTCAGTTACTTTCTACTGGCCTAGGTGAAGTGCTTGAGATGTCGAAAGCGGGTCAAGTGAAGATCCTCGCGATTACCGCACCAAAGCGCCTCGAAGCGGCGTCAAACATTCCTACCCTAACCGAATACGGCAACCCAACCGTCTTTGCTAACTGGCGTGGTTTCTTTGCCGCACCGGGTGCGAGCCAAGAGAAGATCAACGAGTGGAACGCGGCTCTGACCAAAATGTACAACACCGATGAGTGGAAAGTGGTTCGTGACCGTAATGGTTGGATCGACAACTACAAAGCGGACAAAGAGTTCTACGTCTTCCTAGAAGAGCAAGAGAAGCAGATGGGTGACCTGATGCGTGAGCTCGGCTTCCTAAAGTAG
- a CDS encoding tripartite tricarboxylate transporter TctB family protein has protein sequence MSDLPTSSFKSNKLLSTEFLLCRDRVGALIFLLLCLGYGYQTYQIPLFPGDEYEPFNARTLPFILTVIGIGLALLLLVTGEPDSKSGAVTKFDWKLLIAFLVLMALYGFGLTYLGFVLATGFFLLAGFYLLGERRKSVLFGASFPFVLAFYLLLTKGLDVYLEPGLIFTLW, from the coding sequence ATGTCGGATTTACCAACCAGTTCGTTTAAAAGCAATAAGCTACTCTCAACAGAGTTTCTCCTCTGCCGTGACCGTGTCGGGGCGCTGATTTTTCTTCTACTCTGTTTGGGCTATGGTTACCAAACCTACCAAATCCCATTATTCCCAGGGGATGAGTACGAGCCGTTCAACGCTCGCACCCTGCCCTTTATTCTTACCGTGATTGGTATTGGGCTTGCGTTGCTGCTGTTAGTAACGGGCGAGCCCGACAGCAAAAGTGGTGCCGTAACCAAGTTTGACTGGAAGCTGTTAATCGCTTTTTTGGTGCTGATGGCCCTGTATGGCTTCGGCCTAACCTATCTTGGCTTCGTCTTAGCCACGGGATTTTTCCTGTTGGCGGGGTTTTACCTGCTCGGCGAGCGACGCAAGAGCGTCTTGTTTGGTGCGTCTTTCCCATTCGTATTGGCGTTCTATCTACTGCTCACCAAGGGGTTGGATGTTTACCTCGAACCGGGCCTGATTTTTACCCTTTGGTAA